One region of Exiguobacterium acetylicum genomic DNA includes:
- the ade gene encoding adenine deaminase, giving the protein MEQTVRERLIAIAAKKEKAAVVYQNISVIDVMTRETYTADVAVDSGYIAAVGEGYEGIENRPGEGLFIAPSFVDAHVHIESSMVPPSEYEQAILPLGVTTIIADPHEIANVKGAEGLSFMLDDAEGLALDVRMMLPSCVPATSFEHAGASLDAAALAPFVNHPGVHGLGEVMDYPAVERADRDMLQKIKQIEDAGKLVDGHAAGLGPREINIYGVAGIRTDHESVSKEDAIARARRGLYVEVREGSAARNLKEVLDAVTESNASRFLFCTDDKHLDDTLREGTIDYNIRYAIRHGIKRETAYAMASLHATNAYCLDDRGAIVPGRRADFVLLSDADNVVIDEVYIKGDCVARAGKTIRTVRRAHVPESLRGALNTKPITPEVFALPLESARAHVIGVIPKSIVTEHLILDVPLQDGHFVPVPEQDLLKIAVIERHHGTSFSAVGIVKGFKMKRGAIAATVAHDSHNLVIVGASDEEMQLAAERLVQAGGGVIAVNGQEVLAELPLEIAGLMTNRPFQEVGDTLEALNDALDVLEADRSFNPYLTMSFLCLPVIPELKLTDSGLFDVKHFQHISVQAD; this is encoded by the coding sequence ATGGAACAAACAGTGCGTGAACGATTGATCGCGATTGCTGCAAAAAAAGAGAAGGCAGCCGTTGTCTATCAGAACATCTCAGTCATCGATGTCATGACACGTGAGACCTATACAGCGGATGTAGCGGTTGATTCCGGTTATATCGCTGCTGTCGGAGAGGGGTATGAGGGAATCGAGAATCGTCCGGGAGAAGGACTTTTCATCGCGCCGAGTTTCGTTGATGCCCATGTCCATATTGAATCATCGATGGTGCCGCCGAGTGAGTATGAGCAAGCGATTCTACCGTTAGGTGTCACGACGATCATCGCCGATCCGCATGAGATCGCGAATGTCAAAGGAGCAGAAGGATTATCCTTCATGCTAGACGATGCTGAAGGTCTCGCGCTTGATGTCCGGATGATGCTACCGAGCTGCGTACCGGCGACTTCGTTTGAACACGCGGGAGCATCACTTGATGCGGCGGCACTTGCACCGTTCGTCAATCATCCTGGTGTCCATGGTTTAGGAGAAGTCATGGATTATCCAGCGGTCGAACGAGCCGATCGCGATATGCTCCAAAAAATTAAACAGATCGAAGACGCAGGAAAACTGGTCGATGGTCATGCTGCGGGACTTGGACCACGCGAAATTAACATTTATGGTGTCGCCGGAATTCGAACGGATCATGAATCTGTCAGTAAGGAAGATGCGATCGCCCGAGCGCGGCGTGGTTTGTATGTCGAAGTGCGGGAAGGATCAGCTGCCCGAAACTTGAAGGAAGTACTCGATGCCGTGACAGAGAGCAACGCGAGCCGTTTCCTCTTCTGTACGGATGATAAGCATTTGGATGACACGTTACGAGAGGGAACGATCGACTATAATATCCGCTATGCGATTCGTCATGGAATTAAACGCGAAACAGCGTATGCGATGGCATCGTTGCATGCGACGAACGCGTATTGTTTAGACGATCGGGGAGCCATCGTACCAGGACGTCGGGCGGACTTCGTCTTGTTATCCGATGCCGATAACGTCGTGATTGATGAGGTTTATATTAAGGGTGATTGTGTCGCGCGAGCAGGAAAAACGATCCGAACAGTACGGCGCGCGCATGTTCCAGAATCGTTACGAGGTGCATTGAATACAAAACCGATTACGCCGGAAGTATTTGCGCTGCCACTTGAATCAGCACGGGCGCATGTGATCGGAGTCATTCCGAAAAGCATCGTTACGGAGCACTTGATTCTCGATGTTCCACTTCAAGACGGGCATTTCGTGCCTGTGCCGGAGCAGGATCTTTTAAAGATCGCTGTCATTGAACGTCATCATGGGACATCTTTCTCGGCAGTTGGGATCGTCAAAGGTTTCAAGATGAAACGCGGAGCGATTGCAGCGACTGTTGCCCATGATTCGCACAACCTCGTCATCGTTGGCGCGTCGGATGAGGAAATGCAACTGGCTGCGGAACGTCTCGTCCAAGCGGGTGGAGGAGTCATTGCCGTCAATGGGCAAGAGGTACTTGCTGAGTTACCGCTTGAAATCGCTGGACTGATGACGAATCGTCCCTTCCAAGAAGTTGGAGATACACTTGAAGCATTGAATGATGCCCTCGATGTGTTAGAGGCGGATCGTTCCTTTAATCCATATTTGACGATGTCATTCCTTTGCTTACCGGTCATTCCGGAGTTGAAGCTGACCGACAGTGGATTATTCGACGTAAAACACTTTCAGCATATTTCAGTACAAGCAGACTGA
- a CDS encoding peptide ABC transporter substrate-binding protein produces MNKPSKIAFAGLSSIALLAVAACGQGNDENTSGSDSKNKKKEVTLVSTTDVPQLDPTKTTDSTSIIVTNNVFEGLYRLDGDNKPTPGIAESVEVSDDKKTYTFKLRKDAKWSDGSAVTADDFIYAWKRALNPETAAEYAYILQDLKNANKIMAGDAELDELGVKKVDDQTLEVQLEAPAPYFLGLTSFPTYLPLKQSFVEDKGDKFATSVDTMVFNGPFVLDKWQANAGWTYKKNPDYWDKANVKMDKIDVKVVKEISTGVNLFEAKEVDFAPITSEFVSQYEKSDDYKTRPDARINFLRFNQKNKALKNKNIRKALALGFEKQGITDVILNDGSKPANFIVAKDFTFTPDGEDFRAKYPDLQSYDADAAKKAWDAGLKELGVKTIELSMLSRDEDAFKKVSEYLKGDLEKHLPGLTIKIKQQPFKNFLELESKGDYDISAAGWGPDYQDPMTFLDMWLTGGSFNRMEYSNKKFDDLIKGAKQQADEAKRWSDMQEAEKMLLTEDYAIAPIYQKGEAYLQRTNIDKLYRHPFGADMSFKWMEVK; encoded by the coding sequence ATGAATAAACCATCGAAAATCGCTTTTGCTGGACTTTCCAGCATCGCGCTTCTTGCTGTCGCTGCATGCGGGCAAGGAAATGACGAAAACACAAGCGGATCAGATTCGAAAAACAAGAAAAAGGAAGTCACACTCGTTTCGACGACGGATGTACCTCAGTTAGATCCGACGAAAACGACAGACTCGACTTCCATCATCGTCACGAACAACGTCTTCGAAGGGCTGTATCGTCTTGATGGAGATAACAAACCGACACCTGGAATCGCAGAAAGCGTTGAAGTGTCGGACGATAAAAAAACATATACGTTCAAACTGCGTAAAGATGCGAAGTGGTCAGATGGATCAGCCGTCACAGCAGATGATTTCATCTATGCTTGGAAACGTGCACTCAATCCAGAGACAGCAGCAGAATACGCGTACATTCTACAAGATTTAAAAAATGCCAACAAAATCATGGCCGGAGATGCTGAACTTGATGAACTGGGTGTCAAGAAAGTCGATGATCAGACACTTGAGGTCCAACTTGAAGCTCCAGCACCTTACTTCCTTGGTTTGACGAGTTTCCCGACGTACTTACCATTAAAACAATCATTCGTCGAAGATAAAGGCGATAAATTCGCGACAAGTGTTGATACAATGGTCTTCAACGGACCTTTCGTCCTTGATAAGTGGCAAGCGAATGCTGGCTGGACATACAAGAAAAATCCAGATTACTGGGATAAAGCGAATGTCAAGATGGATAAAATCGATGTCAAGGTCGTCAAAGAAATCTCAACTGGCGTTAACCTGTTCGAAGCGAAAGAAGTCGATTTCGCACCAATTACGTCTGAATTCGTTTCGCAGTATGAAAAATCAGATGATTACAAGACACGTCCAGATGCTCGGATCAACTTCCTTCGCTTTAACCAAAAGAATAAGGCCTTGAAAAATAAAAACATTCGAAAAGCACTCGCGCTTGGCTTTGAAAAACAAGGGATTACAGATGTCATCCTAAATGATGGATCAAAACCTGCAAACTTCATCGTCGCGAAAGACTTCACGTTTACACCAGATGGGGAAGACTTCCGCGCGAAGTATCCGGATCTACAAAGCTACGATGCAGACGCTGCGAAAAAAGCTTGGGATGCTGGCTTGAAGGAACTTGGTGTGAAGACAATCGAACTCAGCATGCTCTCACGGGATGAAGATGCTTTCAAGAAGGTTTCTGAGTACTTAAAAGGAGATCTTGAGAAGCACCTGCCTGGTTTGACGATCAAAATCAAGCAACAACCATTCAAAAACTTCCTCGAACTCGAGTCGAAGGGAGATTACGATATCTCTGCGGCTGGTTGGGGACCTGACTACCAAGATCCAATGACGTTCCTCGACATGTGGTTGACAGGCGGAAGCTTCAACCGGATGGAATACTCGAACAAGAAATTCGATGATCTCATTAAGGGAGCAAAACAACAAGCAGATGAAGCGAAACGTTGGTCAGACATGCAAGAAGCTGAAAAAATGCTGTTGACAGAAGACTACGCCATCGCACCAATCTACCAAAAAGGAGAAGCTTACTTACAACGGACAAACATTGATAAATTGTACCGTCACCCATTCGGTGCCGATATGAGCTTCAAATGGATGGAAGTAAAATAA
- a CDS encoding MgtC/SapB family protein codes for MNWIHIFQLEDLLKLLLAATLGIFIGFEREIKNKPVGIRTSLVITLISCLLTIVSIKSVLLYHDMATNVQMDPMRLVAQIITGIGFIGAGVILRRPHDIVSGLTTAAIIWSASGIGIAVGAGFIWESIFLVLFLFLLLEGLTRMMGRINNSRFEANVLVAHLLLPSGLDPTDIVLALERKGVRITNMRLRGDPVRLTLRMYSPHALTLFLLYDYLKSLGLEDIDLDQ; via the coding sequence ATGAACTGGATCCATATATTTCAGCTCGAAGACCTCCTAAAACTCCTATTAGCCGCCACACTTGGAATTTTCATCGGATTCGAGCGTGAAATCAAAAATAAACCGGTTGGTATACGCACTAGCCTCGTAATTACCCTGATCAGTTGTCTGTTAACCATCGTTTCCATCAAATCGGTCTTACTCTACCATGACATGGCGACGAATGTTCAGATGGATCCGATGCGTCTCGTCGCCCAAATCATAACCGGAATCGGTTTTATTGGCGCTGGTGTCATCTTACGTCGACCGCATGATATCGTCAGCGGACTGACGACTGCCGCTATTATTTGGAGTGCAAGTGGGATTGGGATCGCTGTCGGTGCAGGTTTCATCTGGGAGTCGATTTTTCTCGTTCTCTTTCTCTTCCTCTTACTGGAAGGCTTAACTCGGATGATGGGTCGTATCAACAATAGTCGGTTCGAAGCAAATGTCCTCGTTGCGCATCTTTTACTTCCTTCTGGACTTGATCCGACAGACATCGTTCTTGCTCTTGAGCGTAAAGGTGTCCGTATTACGAATATGCGTTTACGTGGTGATCCCGTTCGATTGACGTTACGAATGTATTCCCCTCATGCGTTGACCTTATTCCTACTTTATGACTATTTGAAATCGCTTGGACTTGAGGATATAGACCTTGATCAATGA
- a CDS encoding basic amino acid/polyamine antiporter, whose amino-acid sequence MMNQQKIGFFALAAMVIGSMVGGGAFNLPGAMAQSASAGPILIGWSITGIGMIMLALVFQHLANSKPELEGGIYAYAREGFGRFVGFNSAWGYWVSAWIGTVANITLVFNAISYFFPIFAAENRIFLLFMSVVVIWGLFWLVSSGIKEATLVNLITTIAKLVPILIFILLVGIAFNIKTFNLDIWGEGTELGSIFDQVKGTMLVTLWAFVGIEGAVVLSSRAKNRSDVGKATVTGLVGVLVIYILISVLSLGVLSQEQLAGLKEPTMAYVLEAAIGPIGATIIMIGLIISLSGALLGWTILASEISYLVAKDGAFPKAFAKTNRKGAPVGALLITQIATQVVAGIALFSAQTYLVLSSIAGICALLPYLLSALYSIRTSREERNQKMLLFSVIASAYSIWLVYASGIWYIVIAALVYAPGILAYALAEREQQRTGMSRYEWIASMILVVLAGVAVYGMVVGEIQL is encoded by the coding sequence ATCATGAATCAGCAAAAAATCGGGTTCTTTGCGCTCGCTGCAATGGTCATCGGTTCCATGGTCGGTGGAGGAGCTTTTAACCTTCCTGGTGCAATGGCCCAAAGTGCAAGTGCAGGACCTATCCTCATTGGATGGAGTATTACGGGGATTGGGATGATCATGCTAGCGCTAGTATTCCAGCATCTCGCAAATAGTAAACCAGAGCTCGAAGGCGGCATCTATGCCTATGCGCGTGAAGGATTCGGACGTTTCGTCGGTTTTAACAGTGCTTGGGGATACTGGGTATCGGCGTGGATTGGAACGGTTGCGAATATCACGCTCGTGTTTAATGCGATTAGTTATTTCTTCCCGATTTTCGCAGCAGAAAATCGAATATTCCTCCTCTTCATGAGTGTAGTCGTCATTTGGGGATTGTTCTGGCTCGTCTCGAGCGGTATCAAGGAAGCGACACTCGTCAATTTGATTACAACGATCGCAAAGCTCGTCCCGATCTTGATTTTCATTCTTCTAGTAGGAATTGCCTTTAATATCAAAACGTTTAATTTGGATATTTGGGGAGAAGGAACAGAACTCGGTTCGATCTTTGATCAAGTAAAAGGAACGATGCTCGTCACGCTATGGGCGTTCGTCGGTATTGAGGGTGCTGTCGTCTTATCAAGCCGTGCCAAAAACCGAAGTGATGTCGGGAAAGCGACAGTAACAGGACTTGTTGGCGTGTTAGTCATCTATATCTTGATTTCCGTTTTATCACTCGGAGTGCTTAGTCAAGAACAACTAGCTGGATTAAAAGAACCGACGATGGCGTATGTATTAGAGGCAGCGATTGGACCAATCGGTGCGACGATCATCATGATCGGTTTGATTATCTCATTATCCGGTGCACTTCTCGGATGGACGATTCTCGCATCGGAGATTTCGTATCTCGTTGCAAAAGACGGCGCATTTCCGAAAGCATTCGCAAAAACGAACCGGAAAGGTGCTCCAGTCGGTGCGCTGTTGATTACACAAATCGCGACACAGGTCGTCGCTGGAATCGCGCTTTTCTCAGCGCAAACCTATCTTGTCCTGTCGAGTATCGCTGGGATTTGTGCGTTATTACCATATCTATTATCAGCGTTGTACAGCATACGGACATCGCGAGAAGAGCGCAATCAGAAAATGTTGCTTTTCTCTGTCATCGCATCTGCGTATTCGATTTGGCTCGTCTATGCGTCGGGTATCTGGTACATCGTCATCGCGGCATTAGTCTATGCTCCAGGGATTCTCGCGTATGCGTTAGCAGAGCGAGAACAGCAACGGACGGGCATGTCACGTTATGAGTGGATTGCCAGTATGATTCTCGTTGTCTTAGCGGGAGTAGCTGTTTACGGAATGGTTGTAGGAGAAATTCAATTGTAA
- a CDS encoding putative bifunctional diguanylate cyclase/phosphodiesterase — MDRSTIDSYEVVIQEFPLPAFILNTDLTIRSWNELAESQWGWTQQEVVGQTVPLLEREDMAFSQQIWHAFLERRQSVQLPNASLLHKTGTSVTSTLLLSPLLDDTGTVIAAFACCIPSAEQQTNMKPLFQGLMDLRHAFDQIASVAVFDARGTITYVNDQLIDVTGYCSEMLLNQPWSLILDPSSSVVSEIRAQLRERKAWSGRLSLTSQTGERKHLQATLIPIYDANGVRFQHLFIGNDITETTVLEEELDFLVHHHEMTHLLNKRGFLREGEALFRSAASHDPIALILFDIDRFKVINDSFGTHVGDQLLQAMATRLLQHTTGVLAFHPTSDLFGVLLPAPSSNLLFQYARKLQQALQRPYYINGHSLIVSCTFGITVYPSEAKTLEDLYRRSETALYAGKSIGTGTIQYLTHEMDTQFTRKIQLERSLFTALEDQSLYLAYQPIIELQTQAVKGFEALLRWNHTALGSIPPDEFIPLAEEASLITPINNWVIIEACAQLAKWQQTIDPKLTMAINISPHQFQSDSFIRTLQHIVTERLVSPSSVTLEMTENIAILQTQRTVERMHLIKSLGFRLSIDDFGTGYSSLQYLSAFPIDELKIDKVFIDGLATNDHALLDSIIQLGHNLELNLVAEGVETEHALDYLKTTSCQHMQGFIFSEPLSVQDVEKRFLTP, encoded by the coding sequence ATGGACCGTTCGACCATTGATTCCTATGAAGTCGTCATTCAAGAATTCCCTTTACCCGCTTTCATCCTGAATACTGACTTGACCATCCGTTCTTGGAATGAACTAGCCGAAAGCCAGTGGGGCTGGACACAACAAGAAGTCGTGGGTCAGACTGTTCCACTTCTTGAACGGGAAGACATGGCATTCAGCCAGCAGATTTGGCATGCCTTCTTGGAGCGCCGTCAATCCGTCCAATTACCGAATGCCTCCTTATTGCATAAGACGGGCACTTCTGTAACGTCAACTCTCCTTTTGTCTCCTTTACTTGATGATACAGGAACTGTCATTGCCGCTTTTGCTTGCTGTATCCCTTCAGCTGAGCAACAAACGAATATGAAACCACTCTTCCAAGGATTGATGGATTTGCGTCATGCCTTCGATCAGATTGCTTCTGTCGCCGTCTTCGATGCACGAGGAACGATCACGTACGTGAATGATCAACTCATCGATGTGACAGGCTATTGCTCTGAGATGCTTCTCAACCAGCCTTGGTCACTCATCCTAGATCCATCCAGTTCCGTCGTTTCGGAGATTCGTGCACAACTTCGTGAACGAAAAGCATGGTCTGGTCGCCTTAGCCTCACTTCGCAAACGGGCGAACGAAAACATCTCCAAGCGACGCTCATTCCGATCTATGATGCGAACGGCGTTCGTTTTCAGCACCTGTTCATTGGGAACGATATTACGGAAACAACAGTGCTTGAAGAAGAACTCGATTTTTTAGTGCATCATCATGAGATGACGCACTTATTAAATAAACGCGGATTTTTACGCGAAGGCGAGGCATTATTCCGTTCTGCCGCGTCGCATGACCCGATTGCGCTCATCTTGTTCGATATTGATCGTTTTAAAGTCATCAACGATTCGTTTGGGACACATGTCGGTGATCAACTACTTCAAGCAATGGCAACGCGTCTTTTGCAACATACGACAGGTGTACTTGCTTTTCATCCGACGAGTGATTTATTCGGTGTTCTATTACCTGCACCGTCGAGCAATCTGCTTTTCCAATATGCTCGAAAATTACAACAAGCACTGCAGCGCCCTTATTATATCAACGGTCATTCATTGATTGTTTCTTGTACTTTCGGGATCACCGTCTATCCGTCGGAAGCCAAAACACTGGAAGATTTATATCGCCGCTCTGAAACAGCTCTATACGCAGGAAAATCAATTGGTACCGGAACGATTCAGTACTTAACACACGAGATGGACACACAATTCACACGGAAAATCCAACTCGAACGTTCCCTCTTCACGGCACTCGAAGATCAATCCCTATATCTTGCTTATCAACCAATCATTGAACTTCAGACACAAGCCGTCAAAGGCTTCGAAGCGTTATTACGCTGGAATCACACAGCACTCGGGAGTATTCCACCAGATGAATTCATCCCACTCGCTGAAGAAGCTTCACTGATCACACCAATCAACAACTGGGTCATTATTGAAGCATGTGCACAGCTCGCGAAGTGGCAACAAACGATTGACCCTAAACTGACGATGGCAATCAATATCTCACCGCATCAGTTCCAAAGTGACTCCTTTATTCGAACGCTGCAACATATCGTAACGGAGCGACTCGTTTCACCATCTTCCGTTACGCTGGAGATGACAGAGAATATTGCGATCTTACAGACACAACGAACGGTCGAACGCATGCACCTCATCAAGTCGCTCGGCTTCCGTTTATCAATCGATGATTTCGGTACCGGTTATTCTTCTTTGCAGTATCTCAGTGCTTTTCCAATCGACGAATTAAAAATCGATAAAGTATTCATTGATGGTCTGGCGACAAATGACCACGCCTTGCTCGATTCCATCATTCAACTTGGTCACAACTTAGAGTTGAATCTTGTCGCTGAAGGTGTTGAGACAGAACACGCGTTAGATTATCTAAAAACGACATCGTGTCAGCATATGCAAGGGTTCATTTTCTCTGAACCTCTATCTGTACAGGATGTCGAAAAAAGATTCTTAACACCTTAA
- a CDS encoding ornithine--oxo-acid transaminase, producing MNQTEKIIQQTEQFGAHNYHPLPIVISEAEGVFVTDPEGRRYMDMLSAYSAVNQGHRHPKIIDALKRQADKITLTSRAFHNDQLGFFYEKVAQLTGKDMVLPMNTGAEAVETAVKAARRWAYEVKQIPGDAEIIVCEGNFHGRTMTAVSMSTEAEYQRGFGPLLPGIKTIPYGDLDALKQAITENTAAFILEPIQGEAGILIPYDGFLKDAQEVCRAQNVLLVSDEIQSGLGRSGKWFASDWDEVTPDMYILGKALGGGVFPISCVAANKDVLSVFNPGSHGSTFGGNPLACAVSIASLEVLEDEKLPERSLELGTYFMEKLKQINNPMIKEVRGRGLFIGVELTEAARPYCEALKEKGLLCKETHETVIRFAPPLVITKEELDWAFERIEQVLGVSVAQ from the coding sequence ATGAATCAAACAGAGAAAATCATTCAACAGACAGAGCAGTTCGGAGCACATAACTACCATCCACTCCCAATCGTCATCTCAGAGGCGGAGGGTGTCTTCGTTACAGATCCTGAAGGACGTCGCTATATGGATATGCTGAGTGCCTATTCAGCCGTTAACCAAGGACATCGTCATCCAAAAATCATCGACGCTCTAAAACGACAAGCAGATAAGATCACGTTGACGTCACGTGCCTTTCACAATGATCAACTGGGCTTTTTCTATGAAAAAGTAGCACAATTGACGGGGAAAGATATGGTGTTACCAATGAATACGGGTGCGGAAGCGGTCGAGACAGCAGTAAAAGCAGCACGACGCTGGGCATATGAAGTCAAACAAATTCCAGGTGATGCTGAAATCATCGTTTGTGAAGGAAACTTCCATGGTCGGACGATGACAGCCGTCTCAATGTCGACGGAAGCAGAATACCAACGGGGATTTGGACCGCTTCTTCCTGGAATCAAGACGATTCCATATGGCGATCTTGATGCATTAAAACAGGCAATCACTGAAAATACAGCGGCATTCATCTTGGAACCGATTCAAGGCGAAGCAGGCATCTTAATTCCTTACGATGGTTTCTTGAAGGACGCGCAAGAAGTCTGTCGTGCGCAGAATGTTCTGCTCGTATCGGATGAGATTCAATCTGGACTCGGTCGTTCCGGTAAATGGTTTGCTTCTGATTGGGACGAGGTAACACCAGACATGTACATTCTTGGTAAAGCACTGGGTGGTGGTGTATTCCCAATCTCATGTGTTGCTGCGAATAAAGATGTCCTTTCTGTCTTTAATCCAGGTTCACACGGCTCGACGTTTGGTGGTAATCCACTTGCGTGTGCCGTCTCGATTGCTTCACTTGAAGTATTAGAAGACGAAAAGTTACCGGAACGTTCACTCGAACTCGGTACGTATTTCATGGAGAAACTAAAACAAATCAACAACCCGATGATTAAAGAAGTACGTGGTCGTGGATTGTTCATTGGTGTTGAACTCACAGAAGCAGCGCGACCATATTGCGAAGCGTTGAAAGAAAAAGGCTTACTCTGTAAAGAAACGCACGAGACAGTCATTCGCTTTGCACCACCGCTCGTCATTACAAAAGAAGAGTTGGATTGGGCGTTCGAACGGATTGAACAAGTATTAGGCGTTTCCGTCGCCCAATAA
- a CDS encoding CsbD family protein — MSNNSGLNKKVDGLVDKVAGKAKEALGKATGDKSTEREGKKDQVKGEAKKTVGNVQQNFEDTNRR; from the coding sequence ATGTCAAACAACAGTGGTCTCAATAAAAAAGTAGATGGTCTCGTCGATAAAGTAGCAGGGAAAGCGAAAGAAGCGCTCGGGAAAGCAACAGGCGATAAATCAACAGAACGTGAAGGTAAAAAAGATCAAGTAAAAGGCGAGGCGAAGAAAACAGTCGGAAACGTCCAACAAAATTTCGAAGATACGAATCGCCGCTAA
- the nagE gene encoding N-acetylglucosamine-specific PTS transporter subunit IIBC: MLQFLQRIGKALMLPIAVLPAAGIVLRLGSADMLDIPLMVAAGGAIFDNLPLIFAIGVAIGLSIDASGAAGLAGAIGYLVLKNGVDSMNKDYSSAQIQAKYDAIAAIVNDSSTKVDGATLGSIANQATLGSTVNMAVFGGIIAGIVAGLLYNRFYNIKLPDWLAFFGGRRFVPIITSAVMLVLAFIFGYVWPFIEQGINGAGEWMVGLGAGGAALFGFFNRLLIPVGLHHVLNNIFWFVFGSYEKADGTVANGDIARFFAGDPTAGIYQAGFFPIMMFALPAAAFAIVMAARKENRKAVAGAMIGLGLTSFLTGITEPIEFSFMFLSPVLYVIHAVLTGLSMAIVNLLGILHGFSFSAGFIDYALNFGIATKPLLLIPVGLAFAVVYYFLFYFMITKFDLKTPGREDESLVTDTGVVLTDSDDKYEQQAAQIFAGLKGTENVTSIDNCATRLRLQVKDPNIIDEAAIKAAGAKGVMKMGATSVQIIIGTDVEFVADAMKRQK, from the coding sequence ATGTTGCAGTTTCTACAACGAATTGGTAAAGCCTTGATGCTACCAATCGCAGTATTACCGGCTGCGGGAATCGTGCTCCGGTTAGGTTCGGCGGATATGCTTGATATTCCGTTGATGGTAGCAGCAGGAGGGGCTATTTTTGATAACCTTCCACTGATTTTTGCCATTGGTGTCGCGATTGGTCTATCGATCGATGCGAGTGGGGCAGCGGGTCTTGCCGGGGCCATCGGGTATCTCGTCTTAAAGAATGGCGTCGACTCGATGAACAAGGATTATTCCAGCGCACAAATTCAGGCAAAGTATGATGCGATAGCGGCGATCGTCAATGATTCCTCGACCAAGGTCGACGGAGCGACACTTGGTTCGATCGCGAATCAGGCGACACTCGGTTCGACCGTTAATATGGCGGTATTTGGTGGAATCATCGCGGGTATCGTCGCAGGACTTCTATACAATCGGTTCTATAACATTAAGTTACCGGATTGGTTAGCATTCTTTGGTGGTCGTCGTTTCGTTCCAATCATTACATCAGCGGTCATGCTCGTACTTGCTTTCATCTTTGGTTATGTCTGGCCGTTCATCGAGCAAGGCATCAACGGTGCTGGTGAATGGATGGTTGGTCTTGGTGCAGGAGGCGCTGCTCTATTTGGATTCTTTAACCGTCTCTTGATTCCTGTCGGCTTACACCACGTCTTAAATAATATTTTCTGGTTCGTCTTCGGTTCATATGAAAAAGCAGATGGTACGGTCGCGAACGGTGACATCGCGCGCTTCTTCGCTGGAGATCCGACAGCTGGGATTTATCAAGCGGGCTTCTTCCCAATCATGATGTTCGCCTTACCGGCTGCAGCTTTTGCGATCGTCATGGCTGCGCGTAAGGAAAATCGAAAAGCAGTTGCTGGAGCGATGATTGGTCTTGGATTGACGTCCTTCTTGACAGGTATCACGGAACCAATCGAGTTCTCGTTTATGTTCTTATCACCTGTTTTATATGTCATTCATGCGGTTTTAACAGGTCTATCGATGGCCATCGTTAACTTACTCGGTATTTTACATGGCTTCTCCTTCTCGGCTGGTTTCATTGATTATGCCTTGAACTTCGGGATTGCCACAAAACCATTACTTCTCATCCCGGTTGGTCTCGCGTTCGCGGTCGTCTACTACTTCCTGTTCTACTTCATGATCACGAAATTTGATCTGAAGACACCAGGTCGTGAAGATGAATCGCTCGTCACAGACACGGGAGTCGTTTTGACAGATTCAGACGATAAATATGAGCAACAAGCAGCTCAAATTTTTGCCGGATTGAAAGGAACAGAAAATGTCACGTCGATTGACAATTGTGCGACACGTTTACGTCTTCAAGTCAAAGATCCAAACATCATTGACGAAGCAGCGATTAAAGCGGCTGGAGCAAAAGGTGTCATGAAGATGGGGGCGACTAGTGTTCAAATCATCATCGGCACGGACGTCGAGTTCGTTGCGGATGCGATGAAACGACAGAAGTAA